Within the Dysgonomonadaceae bacterium PH5-43 genome, the region CTCTTAGTGGACAAACCAACGGACGTTATTATCAATCATATAGTGTTTCTTTTTTCGAACCTTGGCTTGGAGGAAAGCGTCCTAACAGCTTATCACTAAGTGCTTACTATATGATTCAGACTGGAATAGACTCTCGTTCATACAACAATAGTTATTTCAACAATTCATATTATTACGATAATTACGGGTATGGATACGACTATGCTTATGACGACAATCAGTCTATGAAGATTTTCGGAGTTTCGGCTGGATACGGTAAACGACTTAGCTGGCCCGATATCTACTTTAATCTAATGGCAGAAGTTACATATCAAAGATATATGATGAAAAACTGGAATTACTTTATTGTTGAAAATGGCAATGCCAACAGTTTATCTTTAGGACTAACACTAAGCAGAAATTCTACAGACAATCAATTATATCCTCGTTCTGGGTCTACATTCTCTTTATCTGTATCAGCCACTCCTCCTTATTCTTTATGGGACGGTGTTGATTATGCAAATCTATCAAAAACTGACCCCGAAATGTTTAAGTGGGTTGAATATCACAAATGGAAATTCAAAGGAAGATTATTTATTCCTTTAGCAAATAGAGAGAAAGTTAAGAAAACTCCTGTTTTGATGAGCCGTATAGAACTTGGATTTTTAGGTTCGTATAACTCCGACAAGTACAATCCTTTTGAAACATTCTATGTTGGGGGTGATGGTATGAGTGGATATTCAACTTTATATGCAAATGAAATGATTGGTCTTAGAGGTTACGAAGGAGGAGCTTTAACTCCATACCAAGATGGTTATGCATATTCAAGATTTGGATTAGAGTTTAGATATCCTTTAATGCTTCAACCTTCATCAACAATCTATGCGTTGGCTTTTGTTGAAGCAGGTAACGCTTGGTCGAAGCTTAACGAATTTAATCCTTTCGATTTGAAACGTTCGGCAGGTATTGGAGCCAGAGTATTTTTACCAATGATAGGTTTATTAGGAGTTGACTGGGCTTATGGTTTCGACAGTCCATATCCTGGCACTGCACGTTCGGGTAGTCGAATGCACTTCATTTTAGGTCAAGAATTTTAATTATTAAATTACATAGATATGAAAAAAGTATTTGTATTATCGTTTATCCTATTAGTAAGCATCTTAGGAGCAACAAACACTTTTGCTCAGAAATTTGCATTAATAGATATGGAGTATATTCTTAAGAATATAACAGCTTATGAAACAGCTAACGAACAACTGAACACTATATCTAAAAGGTGGCAAACAGAAGTTGAAGCCATTCAACAAGAAGCTCAAAATATGTATAAGACATATCAAGCCGATAGAGTTTTTCTATCTGAAGAGATGAGAACTAAAAGAGAAGAAGAAATTGTAGCCAAAGAATTGGAAGCTCAAGAACTTAAAAGAAAATACTTCGGCACTGATGGCGAACTTTTCAAGAAAAGAGAAAGTCTTATCAAACCAATTCAAGATGAGATTTACGATGCTGTAAAAGAAATAGCTACAAGTAAAGGTTACTCTGCTATTATAGATAGAGCATCGGCTATGAGTATAATATATGCCACTCCTCAGATTGATATTAGCAATGAAGTTTTGGCAAAAATGGGATATTCCAAATAATTATGTATATTTGCACGTCATATTGATATAAACAAACTAAATAAATAAACTCATGTTAAAGAAAATCGTATTATTCGCATTATTAATGCTTCCTTTGGGTGCTATAGCACAAGATAAGATTGCTTATTTAGATTCTGAAGCTGTAATGTCTGTTATGCCTGAAGTTGCTCAAATGCAAGACTCTATCCAAAAGGTACAAGAAGCTTTCAAAAAAGAAATGACTATTATGGAAGATGAGTACAGTAAAAAGTTCGAAGCTTATATGGCTGAGGCGGAAGGCTTAATAGAAAGCATTAGAACAAGAAGAGAAGGCGAACTTAGAGATATTGAGCAAAGAGCTCAAGCTCATCAAGAACAATTTCAGACTGACTTGCAACAACTTTACAGACAACTATTAGCTCCTATACAACAAAAAGTACGAGAAGCTATTCAAACTGTAGGTGCAGAAAACAACTTCACTTA harbors:
- a CDS encoding outer membrane protein (product_source=KO:K06142; cath_funfam=1.10.150.190; cleavage_site_network=SignalP-noTM; cog=COG2825; ko=KO:K06142; pfam=PF03938; smart=SM00935; superfamily=111384), yielding MLKKIVLFALLMLPLGAIAQDKIAYLDSEAVMSVMPEVAQMQDSIQKVQEAFKKEMTIMEDEYSKKFEAYMAEAEGLIESIRTRREGELRDIEQRAQAHQEQFQTDLQQLYRQLLAPIQQKVREAIQTVGAENNFTYVLEASAQAGSQILYVSPTAVDATPLVKQKLGLQ
- a CDS encoding outer membrane protein (product_source=KO:K06142; cath_funfam=3.30.910.20; cleavage_site_network=SignalP-TM; cog=COG2825; ko=KO:K06142; pfam=PF03938; smart=SM00935; superfamily=111384; transmembrane_helix_parts=Inside_1_4,TMhelix_5_24,Outside_25_174) is translated as MKKVFVLSFILLVSILGATNTFAQKFALIDMEYILKNITAYETANEQLNTISKRWQTEVEAIQQEAQNMYKTYQADRVFLSEEMRTKREEEIVAKELEAQELKRKYFGTDGELFKKRESLIKPIQDEIYDAVKEIATSKGYSAIIDRASAMSIIYATPQIDISNEVLAKMGYSK